The nucleotide window CCCGCGCAGACTTTCCGACGCGTCGGCAGGAAGCCCGGCTAGCAGGGGCCGCACGAAGCCCATCTCCCCGAGGTTGATCTGGAAATCCCGTATCTGCAGGCGGTGCAGCAGATCGATCACCAGCCGCAGCACCTCCACGTCCGCGGAGACGTCCCCTGCCCCGATCAGCTCGGCCCCGAGCTGGAAGGTTTCGCGGTGGCGGCTTCCGCCCTCAGGTTCCTGGCGGTAGACCTTGCCAGCATAGCAGAGCCGGAGCGGAAGCGGGGCGGAGGCAAGGCGCGTCGCCGCCACCCGCGCGATGCTGGAGGTGAAGTCCGCCCGCAGCGCCACCAGGCGACCATCCTGGTCAACGAAGCGAACGAGGCGCGAAGCCAGATCGGGCCCCGCGCCGAGCGTGAACACTTCCTCGTACTCGAAGGTCGGAGGAATAACCTCCGCGTACCCACGCTCCTCGGCCAGCGCGAACCAGGCGGCCTGCACTCGGCGGCGCCGACGAACGTCCTCGGCCAGCAGGTCTTGCGACCCCGGCGGTACGCTGGAAATCGGAAAGCTCGACATCCGCTCAACATAGCCCGGCTCGAGGGCGGAAATCAACGCCCCCACCGCCATTTCCGGGTATCGGCACAGCCATTGCGCAAAGGGTGATCGATGGCATCGATCACCGCCACCTGGAGAGAAATCGTGGACATCATCCTGCTGCTGGGAATCATCCTGCTGGTGCTCGCTCTGCTCGGCTTCTCGGGTACGATCGCGGCACTGGAGAGCGTTGCGGTAGTCCTGCTGATCGTCGCGGTGATCGTCATCGCATGGCGGATCATCACCGGGAGGAGACCCGTCTAATACCGGCGCAGGGATAAGGTGGGGCGGCCGGAGCATCGCGAGGTGCTCCGGCCGCTCCGTATTCACGCCGGCTAATCTCTGCCCAGCCGCCCCTCCGGCGCCACCTCCACGAGCTTCCTCAGCAGATCGGCCACCTCGTCCGGACCGCGCAGGTATGCGCTGGCGGCGGTATGGATCGGCTGTGGATCGGCGACAATCACCCCTTCGCCGTCGACGGATCGCTGCGCCCGCAGCACGCGAAAGGCGTCTTCGTCGGTCTGATCATCACCCAGATAGATCACCGGGGCACCGGCAGGGGGGCGCAGCTCGCCCAGGAGGAACTCGACGGCCTTTCCCTTGTGCCAGTCGACTCTGGGTCGCACCTCCAGGATCATCTTCCCTTCCGTTACCCGGAGCCCTTCGTGCCCACCGGCCACTGCGAATACTGCACGGCGCACCTCCTCCACCCGCTCAGGCGCGACGCGACGATAGTGGACGCTCAGCGTCAGCTCCTTGTCCTCGACCAGCACGCCGGGGATCCCCCCGATCTCCCTCTCCAGCTCTGCCGCAGCAGACTCGAGCCACGGCCGCGACGCCGCCGCCTCCTGGTGAATGCGGCTGAGTCCGGGGGCCTCGATCTCCATTCCGTGATTACCGGCATATGCGATATCCGGGATCCCCACGCGCCCGCGCGCATCGGCCATGGCCCGGCCGCTCACCACCGCCATCTCGAGGGAGGGGATCGCCCTGAGGTGCCGGAGCGCAGAGGCGGTAGCCTCGGGAAGCGCGGCATCTTCCGGATGGGAGACGATCGGGGCGAGCGTGCCGTCGAAATCGAGCAGGAGCACGAGCTTGCCTGCCTTCCACCAGGCGTCGCGCCAGTGCGCTAGTCGCTCGCTCGCGTGTGGCAGTGCGTTCGGTTCCATGCTACCGCAGTTGCTGGACGCCAGCCCTGATCTCTCAATCTGCTCCCTACGCAGGCCCACGAGTCGACAGCAAGGCGATCGGGCGGCTATGTCATTCGCGCTCATTCGCCTACCCGCCCGTGGGAGGGGGAACCTCCGACGCCGAAGTCCGGGCCGACCGCTTCGCGCACGGCGTCCGGAAGCGTGCCGCGACCAGGCACGACCGGCGCTGAGGGATAGCGACTCATCGCGTCGCCGGCAAGCGCTGCATCCCGAAGTGCCCGTGACAGACACTCCTGGTCGGGCGACTGGCACTCCCGGACTGGCAGTCTGCGCTGCCGGCCGGCACTGACACCCGCCCGTTGACCCCGACTCGGCGCGGCGGGTACATTCTCGCGGAGTAATCCCCCTTGCCGAACGAATCGATGTCCTGGCTCGACGAGCTCAAATACGACGCGGACGGACTGCTCCCGGTGGTGGCGCAGGAGGCGACCACCGGCGAGGTCCTGATGGTGGCCTACGCCAACCGGGAAGCGCTCGAGCGCACCGCCCAGAGCGGACGTGCGCACTACTGGAGCCGCTCCCGCCAGGAGCTCTGGCGAAAGGGGGACACCAGCGGCCACATCCAGGAGGTCCGTGAGGTCCGGGTAGACTGCGACGGCGACGCGGTGCTCTATCTCGTCGACCAGAAGGGCGCGGCGTGCCACACAGGGAAGCCCACCTGTTTCTACCGAGGCGTGGGTGAGGAGGGCTTGCTCGAGACTCCGCCACACGGGCACATCCTTTCACGCGTCCACCGCATCGTCGCACAGCGCGCAGCGGAGCGGCCGGAGGGATCATATACGACGTACCTTCTGGAGCAGGGCCTCGATAAAGTTCTCAAGAAGGTGGGGGAGGAGGCGACCGAGGTCGTCATTGCCGCCAAGAACGCCGACAACGCCGAGCTGCGCTCCGAGATGTCGGACCTCTTCTTCCACCTGCTGGTGCTCCTGCAGGTGCGGGGACTCCCCCTCGAGGAGGTCTGGAGCGAGCTGGAGACGCGATTCGGCGCTCCGCAGCGGATCCCTTCCCCGCGCGCGTCCGCACACCCGCACAGCTGATCCTATGCCCAGCACGGCGCGCGCGGTGGCTCTGCTGCTGACAGGCTCCGTGCTCGCGGGCTGCGACCTTCCCGCCGCCGTGGGCGATCACTCGCGCATCATGGTGGCGGTCGACGATGCGACCTGGCACGAGGTCGGCGCGTCGATCGTCGAGGCGCTGGAGCCCAGCCGATTCACCGTGCGCGAGGAGCGGATCTTCGACGTCGCTCACGTCGACCCGGCGACCAGCGAGGATTGGGCCGATTTCCGCAAGCTGCGGCAGGTCCTGGTGATCGGGGAGGCGGCCGATCCCTGGGTGGCGACCGCGCTGAAGAAGGTCGGCGACCGGGTTCCCCGGGGGCCGGAAATTCTGGTGGCGAGGAACGTCTGGGCGCGCCCTCAGACGGTCACCATCCTGCTGCTGCCGCCGGGCTCACAAGCCGCCGAAGCAGCGGCGGTGATGCCGGAAGTGGGCGCGCTCTACCTCCGGCAGCTGGAAGAGTACTCCCTCGCCCGCATGTTCGTGAGCGGCGAGCAGACCGAGCTCGCCGATTCGCTCGCCCGCATCGCCGGATTCTCCCTCCGGGTTCCCGCGGTCTACCGCGTGACTGAGCCCGAGGTCGGCGTCTTCGTCTTCCGCAACGATCAGCCCGACCCTTCCGACCTGATCCGACAGGTCACCGTGACTCGTCGGCCATGGGACGAGGTGGAGTCGACCCCGCGGGCGGTGATCGGTTGGCGCGCCGAACTGGCGGCGCGTACCACCACGCCGCCGCAGGTCACCGCCGACAGCGCTCTGGTGACACGAATTGGGATCGAGGTCGGCGGGAATCCCGCCCTGGAAGTGCAGACGACCTGGTCGAACCCGCCGGGTTCATGGCCGGCTGGAGGGCCGGTCATCACCCGGTTGGTGCGCTGCGGAGAGTACGCCTACCTCACCGATGGCTGGCTGTACGCTCCGGGACGTCCGAAGTACCAGTACATGATCCAGCTCGAGGCGCTTCTCGACAGCTTCCGCTGCGCGTGACGATGGTCAACCGCCGGGTCGTTCTGCAGGGACTCGGCTCTTGTGGCCGCCCGCACGACAAAGCGGAGGGTTCCGGACGGTAGCGGCTTGTGGCATGGTGTGAGGGCGCCCACAAGGAGGCGCCCTCACAGGCCGATACCGTGACCATCTTCCGGAAGGCTCAGTCGTTCCGGAACGATGCATCCAGGATCATCTCCTCGTCGCCCGGGTCCTGCCATCCTCCGCCCAGCGGCTCTCCCCACGTGACCACGCCATTCTCCACCCGGAAGGGCTGCATCATGAACAGGCGGGTCCCGTTGCGGTCACGCGCCTCCGCGATGAGAAGCGGACGGGTGGTACCGTCGGCCTCGGTCGAGAGAACGTCCAGGGCGAGCAGGAGGCAGGTGGGCGGCTTCTGAGCCGTGTACTTCGCGATCAGGCCCGAGAGAATCTCGGGCGAATTTCCTTCTCCACCCGGCGGAACTGGCACCCTAAGAGTCCGGAGCTCCGGGGCCGACTGACCCTGTTTCTGGTGCACCGTACGTAGCCGGGGTGGCAGGTCGGTCCCCTCCGCCGCGGCCTTCTCCAGATCTCTGCGTACCTCTTCCAGGAACGAGTGAGCCAGTTCCAGAACCCGCTGGGGCCGGATCATTCGTCGGGTATCGATGGATGGAGGATCCTGGCGAGCTCTCCGGTGCCGATCACGGGCGGGGAGCGGACGTGGCCGGCGGACGCGCCGCCGCGCCGAAGCGGCGGATCGCAAATGGGTTGCCACCGCACACCGTAGGCCGGGGGGCAAAGCCGAACACGTCCACGAGCTCCACCTCCTCCGGGGCGCGCAGGGTGTTGACGTGATAGACGATCTCCTCCAGCGCCGGAGCAAGCTCGGCGAGCGCGCTGTCGGCAGGCTCCGGTGCACCGTAGAGACGGTGCGTCATCCACGCGTCGGTCCGACTCGCCGATATCCCGGCTCCGCGGCCGACTTCACGAGCGGCTTCGAAGGCGGCGCCGCGCGCAGCCGCCTCCGCGGCAGCCTCGATCAGGCTCCGCTGCGCGGCGCTGAGACGCCGCAGGCCTTCCGCCGAGCTCATGCGACAGCTCGCGTTGTCGAGCAGGCTCAGCGCCCGGTCGCGGTGCTCCCGGATCACCGCAAACCGCTCCATCGCCGGAAGGTCCGACCCCGCTTCGGTGAGCGCCTTGGCCAGCTCGATGGGCGAGAGTCGCCGCTGCGGCCCATGTACTTCCAGCGCCCACTCCGCCGCGGCCGGCTCCACCGGGGTGATCCGCTGCAGGATCTCCAGCAGCGACCCCACCGCCCCGCCTCCGATGTCCGGTCCGCGCGTAGTCCCGTAGCCGGTCAGTGCCGGGTCCTGGAAGGAGGTCAGATATCCGCCAGCACGGCCTTCCCGCGCCAGCAGAGCCGCCACGAACCAATCGGTCCCGCGGGCGAAGACCTCTGCCGGTCGGGTATCGTGCGCTCGTCCGACGCTATCCGGTTGGGTAATGGAGGCGGCAAGGCTGCTCAGCGCGTACGCGAGCCTGTCGCCACGCCCGAGGCTCACCGCCATGTCGGTGGCGTAGCCGCGGTGCGAGTCGTAACGCTTGCGCGCGAGCTGCCAGTCCAGGTCGTGCGCGATCTCGTGCGCCAGCGTCCCGGCCCCCGTGCGAGGCGGCAGGTACAGGGTGCGCGTTGCCGGGTCGTGCAGGGCCAGAGCCCGCCGCCCTCCGGGGAGCTCGTCGAAGCGGATGGTGAGGCCGCGCACCGAGGTGGTCGGGAGCACCCGTTGCAGATCGACCAGCCCCTGCCCCAGGATACGTCGGTAATACGGACGCCAGCGATCCGGGACCTGCTCCCCGAATTCAACCCCGGCAAGTCCGAAGCGGGCGATGAGGTCCTTGGCCGCAGGGGCCGGATCTCCCGGAAACCACGGCTGTTCCTGGTTCCAGACCCGGAAGAAAACGGTCGCCTGCAACTGGATCAGCCGTAGGCGCAGCCCTTCCGCCGGGTGCCCCGCCTTCTCCAGGATCCACCCCGCCACGAAGCGCTCCTCATTGTACATCGTATCGATGAACGCAGCCCGCGCTTCCTGCTCAGCCTCCTCCCCGCCAGCGCCGGCCACGTACTCGTCCCGATTGATCATCAGGGCGACACTGATGGGCGCCTGCGGCGGGTAATCTCGACGGCTCGCCACCTCGAGGAGCCGCCCCGCCGCCTCCAGCGAGAGCACCGGTTCCGGGCCACCCTCCTCCGCGCCGACTAGCACCGCGGCGACGCCCGATCCGCCCAGGCGGTGGGCAATCGCGCGGATTCCCTGCGCCACGCGCGGACCCTGCGTGGCCACGGCCTCCTCCTCGGCCGCCGTGAGGACTGCCATCGCCGGCGTCTCCACGCTGAAGCGCCGCTCGGCCCGCCAGGAGGGGATGAGATCGAGCGGCGAGACGCGCTCCTGTCGCGCGGCCGCGATCAGCCGATTGGCGTCCTCCCGCGCCCGTCGTCGATCCGCCACCAGCGCCGCGACGTGCGAGACCACCGAGGGGAAGCTCGCCGTTACCGTGTTCTCCGCCCTGGCGAGTTCGAAACCGAGCCGCACCATGCGCTCGCCGCTCGCCGCGCTGGGCGCGATCCCGATGATGCGCTCGATCAGCGCGAGCTGGTGGGCACCAGTCGACACACGGGGATCCACCCCGTTGAGCCGAACCAGGTCGAGCACGCGGGGGTCGATCTCGTACGTGCGGCCCTCGCGGGCGCGGGCCAGCAGCGCGAAGGCGACCGCCTGTCGCTGCTCCAGATCGAGGAAGGGGTCGCGCAGCGCGAACTCGATCAAGCGGAAGGGGCTACCCAGACCGATCCGGGCACGCTCCAGGTAGCCGAGCACCACCACCTCGCTGTCGCTCAGCTCAGCAGCGGGCTTCGCGGCCAGGCGCTCCACGTACGCGCGCGCCGCGGGAAGGGAGATCTCGACGGCTTCGGTGGCGGCGTTCGGCCGGGCTGGCTGGCAGGCAAACGACAGCACCGCCACCGCCGCAAGGACGATGGTCCGAAGCGCGCAGCGGGCAGCGGTGCGGTGCCGTTGCATCTCGAAAGCCACCTTCATTGAAGTTGTCGGGATCTGTATCGAGGTACCCGCCAGGGGCCAACAATGATCCGACCAGAAACCACGTTAGGGAGGTTTCCCTACAGGTGGGTAGGGAGATGGAGAAGGGGTCCCCGCGAGGCGATCCGGACTCCATGATGAGGAGCTTCGGATCGGAAGCTCCCGGGGTTGAACCTCATCGCTTGCGCTTCTGTGCAGCCTCCACTACGGCGCGTCGCAGGCGCGGCCATACCGAGGTAGCATGGCGAAGGAAATTTCCTCGCGCCACCGGATCGTCGGCCAGAAACGCCCAGGCCGGCTGCGACCCCTTACGCTGGTTACAGGCGCGGCAGGCGGTGACGAGGTTTCCCCCGGAGCGATCGCCGCCGCGCATCCTCGGCTCCACGTGGTCGACGCTCAGCTCCTCGGCCGGGAAGACTCCGCCGCAATAGACGCAGCGGTACCGGTCCCGCTCGAAGATCCGCTCCCGGGGAGTGGGCTCGGTGCGCCGGCCCTTGCGTGACGGCTCCATGCTCATCCCCGTCAGTGCCGGCGGACCCGGTAGCCGGCGGTGCGCAGCGCGGCAGCCAGCTCGTCCACGTGACTCCGCCCCCGGGTTTCGAGGGTGAGATCCACCTCCGCCTCCGTGATCCGCAGCGCCGCCGTTCCACGTCGGTGGTCGAGACGAAGGATATTCGCCCCCTGCCGCGCCACCAGCGCCGTGAGCGCCGCCAGAGCCCCCGGTCGGTCCAGCACTGTGACCTCCATCTGCGCGAGGCGGCCGTCGTTGATGAGCCCGCGATCGATGATCCGGGACAGCAAATTGACGTCGATATTGCCGCCGCTGAGGATCATCGCCACGTCCTTGCCTTCGATACCCTTCACCTTGCCGAAGGCGACCGCCGCGAGTGTCGCCGCTGCCGCGGGCTCCACCACCGTCTTCTCGCGCTCCAGCAGGAGCAGCACCGAGCTCGCGATCTCCTCCTCGGAGACGCAGACCACGTCGTCGACGTACTTCTCGATGAGCGGGAAGGTAAGGTTGCCGATCCGCCGCACCGCGATACCGTCAGCGATCGTCTCCCCCGGGGGGATCGTCACCAGCCGACCCGCCTCGAGCGCGCGGATCGCGGCCGGAAGGGTCTCCGCCTCCACGCCGATGACGCGCACATGCGGAGCCAGCTCCTTCAGCGCCACCGCCATCCCCGAGATCAGGCCGCCGCCCCCCAGCGCCACCACCACCACGTCGATGCCCGGAAACTGGTCCAGCACCTCCAGCGCGATCGTCCCCTGCCCCGCGATCACCGCCGGGTCGTCGAACGGGTGGATGAGGATCTGCCCTTCACTGTCGACCAGACGAAGGGTCTCCTCCTGCGCCTCGTCGTAGCTGTGTCCATGGAGCACGACTCGCGCTCCCAGACGTTCTGTATTCGAGACCTTGATGAGAGGCGTGCGCTCGGGCATGACGATGGTCGCGTCAATGCCGAGCTGGGCGGCGTGGTAGGCGACGCCCTGGGCGTGATTGCCGGCGCTGGCCGCGATGACCCCGCGAGCACGCTCCTCCGGACTGAGGAGCAGCATGCGATTGAGCGCCCCTCGCTCCTTGAAGGAGCCGGTGCGCTGCAGATTCTCGAACTTGAACCAGGGGCGGGCCGGGATGAGATCCCGGAACGACTCCGACTGCGTGAGAGAGGTCAGCAGGATCCGCCCCTCCAGGCGGGTTCTCGCGGCCTCCACGTCGGCTAGACTGACCATGCCTCGAAGTGTATGTGAAAGACGGCTCTGCGGGCGGAGTAGCTGTAACCCTCGACTCCCACCGCCGCAAGGTGGCTGCACCGTCGTCGGCACGCCTCTGTCACACGGGCCTTCTTCCCGGGCACGGTTCTCGAAAGCGCTCGCCGAAACTCCGCCGCAGCTCTGAGTGCATTGCATACCCCATTGGACGACCCCAGGATCGAAGCCCTTGCGACGGCGCTCGCGACCCGTGAAGCGCCCCCCCAGGCGCGGAGCGCCGCCGGATCCGAGCCTACCACGGACCAAGTAGCGCGGGCGAGCGTGGCACTCGTTGTGCGACCCGCCCCTTCCGACCTCGAGCTGCTCGTCATCAAACGAGCCACGCGAGCGGGGGA belongs to Longimicrobiaceae bacterium and includes:
- the ilvA gene encoding threonine ammonia-lyase; this translates as MVSLADVEAARTRLEGRILLTSLTQSESFRDLIPARPWFKFENLQRTGSFKERGALNRMLLLSPEERARGVIAASAGNHAQGVAYHAAQLGIDATIVMPERTPLIKVSNTERLGARVVLHGHSYDEAQEETLRLVDSEGQILIHPFDDPAVIAGQGTIALEVLDQFPGIDVVVVALGGGGLISGMAVALKELAPHVRVIGVEAETLPAAIRALEAGRLVTIPPGETIADGIAVRRIGNLTFPLIEKYVDDVVCVSEEEIASSVLLLLEREKTVVEPAAAATLAAVAFGKVKGIEGKDVAMILSGGNIDVNLLSRIIDRGLINDGRLAQMEVTVLDRPGALAALTALVARQGANILRLDHRRGTAALRITEAEVDLTLETRGRSHVDELAAALRTAGYRVRRH
- the hisZ gene encoding ATP phosphoribosyltransferase regulatory subunit; its protein translation is MSSFPISSVPPGSQDLLAEDVRRRRRVQAAWFALAEERGYAEVIPPTFEYEEVFTLGAGPDLASRLVRFVDQDGRLVALRADFTSSIARVAATRLASAPLPLRLCYAGKVYRQEPEGGSRHRETFQLGAELIGAGDVSADVEVLRLVIDLLHRLQIRDFQINLGEMGFVRPLLAGLPADASESLRGAIDRKDRAELAAVVAERNPRPEVAAALVELPQLIGRGEMLLRARSLAPGEEGRQAIERLARIDESLTEAERAHVVYDLGEIRGLGYYTGIQFEVFVAGVGRAIGFGGRYDGLLALYGADRPAVGFSLETDALAELLGGEGT
- a CDS encoding HNH endonuclease, whose product is MEPSRKGRRTEPTPRERIFERDRYRCVYCGGVFPAEELSVDHVEPRMRGGDRSGGNLVTACRACNQRKGSQPAWAFLADDPVARGNFLRHATSVWPRLRRAVVEAAQKRKR
- the otsB gene encoding trehalose-phosphatase, whose translation is MEPNALPHASERLAHWRDAWWKAGKLVLLLDFDGTLAPIVSHPEDAALPEATASALRHLRAIPSLEMAVVSGRAMADARGRVGIPDIAYAGNHGMEIEAPGLSRIHQEAAASRPWLESAAAELEREIGGIPGVLVEDKELTLSVHYRRVAPERVEEVRRAVFAVAGGHEGLRVTEGKMILEVRPRVDWHKGKAVEFLLGELRPPAGAPVIYLGDDQTDEDAFRVLRAQRSVDGEGVIVADPQPIHTAASAYLRGPDEVADLLRKLVEVAPEGRLGRD
- a CDS encoding DUF4837 family protein: MPSTARAVALLLTGSVLAGCDLPAAVGDHSRIMVAVDDATWHEVGASIVEALEPSRFTVREERIFDVAHVDPATSEDWADFRKLRQVLVIGEAADPWVATALKKVGDRVPRGPEILVARNVWARPQTVTILLLPPGSQAAEAAAVMPEVGALYLRQLEEYSLARMFVSGEQTELADSLARIAGFSLRVPAVYRVTEPEVGVFVFRNDQPDPSDLIRQVTVTRRPWDEVESTPRAVIGWRAELAARTTTPPQVTADSALVTRIGIEVGGNPALEVQTTWSNPPGSWPAGGPVITRLVRCGEYAYLTDGWLYAPGRPKYQYMIQLEALLDSFRCA
- the hisIE gene encoding bifunctional phosphoribosyl-AMP cyclohydrolase/phosphoribosyl-ATP diphosphatase HisIE; its protein translation is MSWLDELKYDADGLLPVVAQEATTGEVLMVAYANREALERTAQSGRAHYWSRSRQELWRKGDTSGHIQEVREVRVDCDGDAVLYLVDQKGAACHTGKPTCFYRGVGEEGLLETPPHGHILSRVHRIVAQRAAERPEGSYTTYLLEQGLDKVLKKVGEEATEVVIAAKNADNAELRSEMSDLFFHLLVLLQVRGLPLEEVWSELETRFGAPQRIPSPRASAHPHS